The segment ATCGGCTGCGGCTTCGGTCCGACCGATCCCGGCACCACGGTGCTCGACGATACCTACGACGATGACGGCGACGGCGACCCCGTGCCCCCGTTGGGCACGGACTCCGACCTCTCCGACGACGGCCCCTCCTGGGACACCGACGGAGATGGCGTCCTCGACGGCGAAGAATGCCGCCTGGGCAGCAACCCCAACAACCCGCTGCTCAAGCCCGCCGCGCAAGCCGGCGACAACAACGACGATGACGGCGACGGCATCTCCAACCGCTCCGAGCGCGCAGGCTGGGGCACGCTGCCTCATCTGACCGACAGCGACGGCGACGGCCTCAGCGACTGCCACGAGATCGCCGACATCGATGGAAACGGCATCGTCAACTCCACCGGCGACATGACCTACGTCGCTGAAGCAGTCTTCATTCTTAGCCCACCGACCAAGAGCGGCGTCATGGACCGCGATAAGTCCGGCACCCTGAACTCCACCGGCGACCTCCCGTTCTTCTTCGCCGCCGTGTTCCTGCCCAACTCCTGTCCGCCGCCGCAGCCGTTCGTGCCCGGCGATGGCGATCTGGACGGCATCGGCGATGCGACGGATAACTGCCCGTCCGTCTACAACCCCTTGCAGACGAACACGCTTCTTCTTCCTATAGATAACGGTCCCGGCGTCGCCGGCAATGACGGCACCGTGCCGAACCAGGACGCCCTCGGCGATGCCTGCGACAGCGACGCCGACAACGACGGCCTGCCCGATCTCCAGGAAGTATCCGGCTGCGGCTTCCCACCCACCGACCCCGGCTTCCCAACGCTCGATGTCACGTACGACGATGACGGGAACGGTGACCCGGTCGGGCCGATTGGGGGAGACAACGACCTCTCCGATGATGGACCATCATGGGACTCTGACGGGGACGGCGTCCTCGATGGCTATGAGTGCAGCCACGGGGCCAACCCCGCCAACCCCTTGCTGAAGCCGCCGGCCGCACCTGGAGACGGGCTGGACGACGACGGCGATGGCCTCACCAACGGCATGGAACGCCGCGGCTGGGGCACCGACCCATCGAAGGTTGATACTGACGGCGACGGGCTGGGCGACTGCCGGGAGGCATTCGACGTCACCGGTAACGGCACCATCAACTCGACCG is part of the Dehalococcoidia bacterium genome and harbors:
- a CDS encoding thrombospondin type 3 repeat-containing protein, yielding MRLTSQHIKIAVLVVSVLAVGSAWLVAREGARAGAPPLELSLDADPANGSGPCDPIDATTTVPLNTTHTVAVCLSNYFTDFGSPNAFDARVSYTTLNTAPEVADAAPALNDNPNANDGAGPNSLGTSWDCTSFGQSFPKGDNPNTVGTRDATIFCNGGSLELEAEPGLLATITFQSGNTNGIDSLAFISGTNIYALDCNLGDLVCTGATITKGSTPPTSTPSPTPTNTATPTSTSTPASLSDIDGDGVLDVDDNCIDVANPGQENMPISPIDNGPTPNDDITVPNDDNIGDACDADRDNDGLHDLLELIGCGFGPTDPGTTVLDDTYDDDGDGDPVPPLGTDSDLSDDGPSWDTDGDGVLDGEECRLGSNPNNPLLKPAAQAGDNNDDDGDGISNRSERAGWGTLPHLTDSDGDGLSDCHEIADIDGNGIVNSTGDMTYVAEAVFILSPPTKSGVMDRDKSGTLNSTGDLPFFFAAVFLPNSCPPPQPFVPGDGDLDGIGDATDNCPSVYNPLQTNTLLLPIDNGPGVAGNDGTVPNQDALGDACDSDADNDGLPDLQEVSGCGFPPTDPGFPTLDVTYDDDGNGDPVGPIGGDNDLSDDGPSWDSDGDGVLDGYECSHGANPANPLLKPPAAPGDGLDDDGDGLTNGMERRGWGTDPSKVDTDGDGLGDCREAFDVTGNGTINSTGDFEAVAKAIFFPSPPTKSGDFDLDKNGSVNSTGDLALIANVVFGPGPCL